A single window of Paenibacillus sp. SYP-B4298 DNA harbors:
- a CDS encoding polysaccharide deacetylase family protein, producing MMRKGIMVSFILLLISTILISHPSHASLGSARYFGVNDERLSFPDTAPETHSGIAFVPVRPLAQAMNLTLGANDGQVTLSKGTTVIKLNASDNKAIVDQGKEVKLWMFTRDGRLMVPFAYITQYFGYKLTTLADGTLARATNSEAKLSNDKFVEKHKALVKKEESERKLPIYITFDDGPTAHTKELLDILKKYNAKATFFMLGNNMGKHPDELKRLVAEGHSAGLHGMTHVKDKFYKSPDSALKEMNDARDKLNKLTGVETSLIRSPYGSKPYLTQSYRDKLAKEGYHLWDWNVDSLDWKHPRNPQAIYDGVVSAVNKLKKQGTTPVILMHDQATTVSILPKLLERLEAEGYRFEALTKDMEPLNFWKDKR from the coding sequence ATGATGAGAAAGGGTATTATGGTTTCATTCATTCTATTGTTAATCAGCACAATCTTGATTTCTCATCCTTCACATGCCTCGCTAGGCAGTGCCAGGTATTTTGGCGTGAATGATGAAAGGCTATCGTTCCCGGACACAGCCCCAGAGACGCATTCGGGCATCGCATTTGTACCTGTGCGCCCATTGGCTCAGGCTATGAATCTAACACTCGGAGCGAATGATGGACAGGTTACGCTGTCCAAAGGCACCACGGTCATCAAGCTGAACGCAAGCGACAACAAGGCCATAGTTGATCAAGGAAAAGAAGTCAAGCTATGGATGTTCACACGGGACGGACGCTTGATGGTGCCGTTTGCTTATATCACGCAATACTTCGGCTACAAGCTGACAACGTTGGCGGATGGGACACTGGCTCGCGCGACAAACAGCGAGGCAAAGCTGAGCAATGACAAGTTTGTGGAGAAGCATAAGGCGTTGGTGAAGAAGGAGGAGAGCGAGCGGAAGCTGCCGATCTACATCACGTTTGATGACGGGCCTACTGCCCACACGAAGGAGCTGCTCGACATCCTGAAGAAATATAACGCCAAGGCGACATTCTTCATGCTCGGCAACAACATGGGCAAGCATCCCGATGAGCTGAAGCGGCTTGTAGCGGAAGGGCATAGTGCCGGGCTGCATGGCATGACTCATGTGAAGGATAAATTCTACAAGTCCCCGGATTCCGCGTTGAAGGAGATGAATGATGCAAGGGATAAGCTCAACAAGCTCACTGGCGTCGAAACCTCGCTGATCCGTTCGCCTTATGGCAGCAAGCCGTATCTGACGCAGAGCTATCGGGACAAGCTGGCGAAGGAAGGCTACCATTTGTGGGATTGGAACGTGGACAGCCTGGACTGGAAGCATCCGCGCAATCCACAGGCGATCTATGACGGGGTCGTCTCGGCTGTCAACAAGCTCAAGAAGCAAGGGACGACGCCGGTCATTCTGATGCATGACCAGGCGACGACGGTATCGATACTGCCTAAGCTGCTTGAGAGGCTGGAGGCAGAGGGCTACCGCTTTGAAGCGTTGACGAAGGATATGGAGCCGCTCAACTTCTGGAAGGATAAGCGATAA
- a CDS encoding helix-turn-helix transcriptional regulator codes for MRSDITFYSHPELPFLELKVCESLGVSYKKHFHEEWSLGLIEEGDSVIWCDGQEVSLGREDLLLIPAHMPHCCNPRPHEVWRYQMLFVQPQWIAGLGVEDSSMQFKHLSGESSHLPARLMRQLAHELRRGSTALALEITAVRLFRRLFVGEEHDREEAAAVRAADSRHSQSIRAYLEECYLQKVTLDDLQQLTGLSKFRLIHLFKRDHHVPPHLYQNLLRINYAKRELRRRRPIAEVALEAGFYDQSHFTRLFKQCVGVTPSQYV; via the coding sequence ATGAGGTCTGACATCACCTTTTATAGCCATCCTGAGTTGCCGTTTCTGGAACTCAAGGTGTGTGAATCGCTAGGCGTGTCCTATAAGAAGCACTTCCACGAGGAATGGTCGCTCGGGCTGATCGAGGAAGGGGATAGCGTCATCTGGTGCGATGGACAGGAAGTGTCTCTTGGCAGAGAGGATCTGCTGCTCATCCCGGCTCATATGCCGCATTGCTGCAATCCACGGCCGCATGAAGTATGGCGGTATCAGATGCTGTTCGTTCAGCCGCAGTGGATCGCCGGATTAGGGGTGGAAGACAGCAGCATGCAGTTCAAGCATCTTAGCGGGGAATCGAGCCATCTCCCTGCCAGGCTCATGCGTCAGTTGGCGCATGAGCTGCGGCGCGGAAGTACGGCACTCGCTCTGGAGATCACCGCTGTGCGGCTGTTTCGCAGGCTGTTCGTCGGGGAGGAGCATGATCGTGAGGAGGCTGCGGCGGTTCGCGCTGCGGACAGCCGTCATTCACAATCCATTCGTGCCTATCTGGAGGAATGCTATCTGCAAAAGGTGACTCTGGATGATCTGCAGCAGCTTACCGGACTGAGCAAGTTCAGGCTGATCCATCTGTTCAAGCGGGATCATCATGTGCCGCCGCATCTGTATCAGAACCTGTTGCGCATTAATTATGCGAAGCGGGAGCTGCGGAGGAGGAGGCCGATTGCTGAGGTCGCGCTGGAGGCGGGCTTCTATGACCAGAGCCATTTTACAAGATTGTTCAAGCAATGTGTCGGCGTGACACCCAGCCAGTATGTGTGA
- a CDS encoding proline dehydrogenase family protein, with protein sequence MNPTYDWLSPEQARLSAALKAVARNPRLKEEILKTPALYRLLRLAASRFVAGEDRDAAMSAGRRLLEQGYRISLEYIGENTVSTNQCRQAADEFSSLIEMVPVPCRISLDLSHIGLAVSPALAHEQLGRLASEAARTGKKIFVSMEESAKTDEILTVYKEAAACHRNLGITLQAQLHRTEQDLAELLAVDGEIRIVKGAYEEPAQLVLPRSIALNERYVRLVERAVAAGKHVSAATHDSQLVEQLRKQFGSTIEYELLYGIRGDLGAELLAQGLPVRIYLTYGSEWYLYLCHRLAEYPPNVYEALSVMLEELAQPSGLRYG encoded by the coding sequence ATGAACCCAACCTATGATTGGCTGTCTCCCGAGCAGGCGCGGCTGTCCGCCGCACTCAAGGCAGTGGCGCGCAATCCGCGCCTGAAGGAGGAGATTCTGAAGACTCCCGCGCTGTACCGACTCTTGAGATTGGCGGCGTCACGATTCGTCGCGGGTGAGGATCGCGATGCGGCGATGAGTGCTGGGCGGAGGCTGCTGGAGCAGGGCTACCGCATCTCGCTTGAATACATCGGTGAAAATACGGTCTCGACGAACCAGTGTCGACAGGCAGCAGATGAATTCAGCAGCCTCATCGAGATGGTGCCGGTGCCATGCCGCATCTCACTAGATCTGTCGCACATCGGTCTGGCGGTTTCTCCAGCGCTTGCGCATGAGCAGCTAGGGCGACTGGCGTCGGAGGCTGCGCGGACAGGCAAGAAGATCTTTGTCAGTATGGAGGAATCTGCCAAGACAGATGAGATACTGACCGTATATAAGGAGGCCGCAGCCTGTCATCGCAATCTGGGCATCACGCTCCAGGCGCAGCTCCATCGCACCGAGCAGGATCTGGCGGAGCTGCTGGCGGTAGACGGCGAGATACGGATTGTGAAGGGAGCGTATGAGGAGCCGGCGCAGCTCGTGCTTCCACGCTCTATAGCGTTGAACGAGCGTTATGTGCGGCTGGTAGAGCGTGCGGTTGCGGCAGGTAAGCACGTGTCTGCGGCGACTCATGATTCCCAGCTCGTGGAGCAGCTTCGCAAGCAGTTCGGCTCAACGATTGAATACGAGCTGCTCTACGGCATTCGTGGCGATCTCGGCGCAGAGCTGCTGGCACAGGGACTGCCGGTACGCATCTATCTGACGTATGGCAGCGAGTGGTATCTGTATCTATGCCACCGTCTGGCGGAGTATCCGCCCAATGTGTATGAAGCGTTGTCGGTGATGCTGGAGGAGCTTGCCCAGCCGTCGGGACTGCGTTATGGATGA
- a CDS encoding carboxymuconolactone decarboxylase family protein: MKEQVNSGMEHFSQRSGEYGTQALAPIKEHFPELADYILGHAYGDIFQRTTISEQWKEISILSSLIAMGQYDQLGVHYVMAIKVGMTVEEIKGVLLHLAPCVGIPRIISAFHVLLSVLKQP, from the coding sequence ATGAAAGAACAAGTGAACAGCGGCATGGAGCATTTCAGCCAACGATCCGGGGAGTACGGCACCCAGGCATTAGCCCCGATCAAGGAGCATTTCCCAGAGCTGGCCGACTATATATTGGGTCATGCTTACGGGGACATCTTCCAGCGTACTACGATCTCTGAGCAGTGGAAGGAAATATCCATCCTGTCCTCGCTCATCGCGATGGGACAATATGATCAGCTTGGTGTCCATTACGTGATGGCGATCAAGGTGGGCATGACTGTGGAGGAAATTAAGGGGGTACTGCTGCATCTTGCGCCATGTGTCGGCATTCCGCGCATCATCTCCGCTTTCCATGTGTTGCTGTCTGTTCTCAAGCAGCCCTAG